The following are from one region of the Erwinia billingiae Eb661 genome:
- the bioF gene encoding 8-amino-7-oxononanoate synthase: protein MSWQHRISLALTGRQQKGQMRTRRVNQHSDARTLQIDGTCYLNFAANDYLGLSHDPRLVQAWQQGAERYGVGAGGSAHVTGYHAPQAEFEQQLADWLGYPRALVFISGFAANQAVIAAMLAKNDRIFADKLAHASLLEAAAHSPATLRRFAHNQPAALEKLLQHPAGGETLVVTEGVFSMDGDSAPLAELHRLSQRQGSWLMVDDAHGIGATGEQGRGSCWQQQVKPELLVVTFGKAFGLSGAAVLCDDDTADYLLQFARHLIYSTAMPPAQAWALQTALACIQQGDELRQRLQQNIALFRQGAQALGLALLPSATAIQPLIVGEEQQALALADRLQQQGCWVTAIRPPTVPPGTARLRITLSAAHRPEDIHRLLEGLQHANR, encoded by the coding sequence GTGAGCTGGCAGCATCGAATTTCCCTGGCGCTGACCGGGCGCCAGCAAAAAGGGCAGATGCGCACCCGTCGGGTTAACCAGCACAGCGATGCGCGGACCTTGCAGATTGACGGCACGTGCTATCTGAACTTTGCCGCCAATGACTATCTTGGGTTGAGCCATGACCCGAGGCTGGTTCAGGCCTGGCAACAGGGTGCGGAACGTTATGGCGTCGGGGCCGGCGGATCGGCGCACGTCACCGGTTATCATGCGCCACAGGCGGAATTTGAGCAGCAGCTTGCCGACTGGCTGGGTTATCCACGCGCCCTGGTATTTATTTCCGGCTTTGCCGCCAATCAGGCGGTGATTGCGGCGATGCTGGCGAAAAATGACCGCATCTTCGCCGATAAGCTGGCGCACGCCTCGTTGCTCGAAGCGGCGGCTCACAGTCCCGCTACCCTGCGTCGCTTCGCACACAATCAACCGGCTGCGCTTGAAAAACTGCTGCAACATCCGGCCGGGGGCGAGACGCTGGTGGTCACCGAAGGCGTTTTCAGCATGGATGGCGACAGCGCGCCGCTGGCGGAGCTTCACCGCTTATCTCAGCGTCAGGGAAGCTGGCTGATGGTGGACGATGCGCATGGCATTGGCGCCACCGGCGAGCAGGGACGCGGCAGCTGCTGGCAGCAGCAGGTTAAACCGGAACTGCTGGTGGTCACCTTTGGTAAAGCCTTTGGCCTGAGCGGGGCGGCGGTGTTGTGTGATGATGACACCGCTGATTATCTGCTGCAGTTTGCCCGCCACCTGATCTACAGCACGGCGATGCCACCGGCGCAGGCCTGGGCATTGCAGACCGCGCTGGCCTGCATTCAGCAGGGTGACGAACTGCGTCAGCGGCTGCAGCAAAATATTGCGCTGTTCCGTCAGGGCGCGCAGGCGCTGGGGCTGGCTTTACTGCCGTCGGCCACGGCGATCCAGCCGTTGATCGTCGGCGAAGAGCAGCAGGCGCTGGCCCTGGCCGACAGGCTGCAACAGCAGGGATGCTGGGTGACGGCTATCCGCCCACCGACGGTTCCGCCCGGCACCGCCCGTTTACGGATCACCTTAAGTGCGGCGCATCGGCCGGAAGATATTCATCGCCTGCTGGAGGGACTGCAACATGCAAACCGTTAA
- the bioC gene encoding malonyl-ACP O-methyltransferase BioC, whose amino-acid sequence MQTVNKQAIAQAFGRAAQSYNQHAGLQRLCGEELASYATRRQGQKVLDAGCGPGWFSQHWRAAGNHVTALDLSAEMLVQAQALHTADCYQPGDIEALPFSDASFDLCWSNLAVQWCSDLSLALTELYRVTSPGGQVLFSTLSADSLHELSAAWQPLDLPAPVNRFLPFDAIAHAGQHLPLTLMQQTLTVGFPDVLSALRSLKGIGATHLHQGRHGGLLSRRHLQQLEQHWPRDRRGYLLSYHLVYGVMHRE is encoded by the coding sequence ATGCAAACCGTTAATAAACAGGCGATTGCGCAGGCGTTTGGCCGGGCGGCGCAGAGCTACAATCAACATGCCGGCTTGCAACGCCTCTGTGGCGAAGAGTTGGCCAGCTATGCCACCCGACGGCAGGGGCAGAAAGTGTTGGATGCGGGCTGCGGTCCGGGTTGGTTCAGCCAGCACTGGCGCGCCGCCGGTAACCATGTGACCGCGCTTGATTTGTCTGCAGAAATGCTGGTTCAGGCGCAGGCGTTACACACCGCCGATTGCTATCAGCCGGGCGATATCGAAGCGCTGCCGTTCAGTGATGCGAGCTTTGATCTGTGCTGGAGCAACCTTGCGGTGCAATGGTGCAGTGACTTATCGCTGGCACTGACAGAACTTTACAGGGTGACCTCGCCAGGCGGCCAGGTGCTGTTCTCGACGCTCTCCGCCGACTCATTACATGAGCTGTCCGCCGCCTGGCAACCGCTGGATTTACCCGCCCCGGTTAACCGCTTTTTGCCTTTCGACGCCATCGCCCACGCGGGCCAGCATCTGCCGCTGACACTGATGCAACAAACGCTGACCGTTGGATTCCCGGACGTGCTGAGTGCGCTGCGTTCACTGAAAGGCATTGGTGCCACGCATTTGCATCAGGGCCGTCACGGTGGACTGCTTAGCCGCCGGCATCTGCAACAGCTGGAGCAGCACTGGCCGCGCGATCGGCGGGGATATTTACTGAGTTATCATCTGGTTTATGGAGTTATGCATCGTGAGTGA
- the bioD gene encoding dethiobiotin synthase yields MELCIVSERWFITGTDTEVGKTVASSALLQAANAAGFHSVGYKPVASGCEMTADGLRNEDALALQKYSVLQLPYDSINPLAFAEPTSPHIVSAEEGRPITFEQLSAGLAALTAQSDWVLTEGAGGWFTPLSEQTTFADWAVAEQLPVILVVGVKLGCINHAVLTAQAIQASGLRLAGWIANDIQPPGKRHTEYLAALKQRLPAPMLGEIPYLTQPEQFDQLAQYVQLPL; encoded by the coding sequence ATGGAGTTATGCATCGTGAGTGAACGCTGGTTTATCACCGGAACGGATACGGAAGTGGGCAAAACGGTTGCCAGTTCGGCCCTGCTTCAGGCCGCCAACGCGGCGGGATTTCACAGCGTGGGTTACAAGCCGGTTGCTTCGGGCTGTGAAATGACGGCAGACGGGTTGAGAAATGAGGATGCGCTGGCGCTACAAAAGTACAGCGTGCTGCAACTGCCTTATGACAGCATCAACCCTCTGGCTTTCGCAGAGCCGACCTCGCCGCATATCGTCAGTGCCGAAGAAGGCCGGCCGATTACTTTTGAGCAGCTTTCTGCCGGCCTGGCTGCGTTAACCGCGCAGTCTGACTGGGTGCTGACGGAAGGGGCCGGTGGCTGGTTTACGCCGCTCTCTGAGCAGACCACCTTTGCCGACTGGGCGGTGGCGGAACAGCTGCCGGTGATTTTGGTGGTGGGCGTGAAGTTAGGCTGTATCAATCATGCGGTGCTGACCGCACAGGCAATTCAGGCCAGCGGACTGCGTCTGGCGGGTTGGATAGCCAATGACATTCAACCGCCGGGAAAACGCCACACCGAGTATCTGGCGGCGCTTAAACAGCGGCTGCCGGCGCCAATGCTGGGTGAGATCCCCTATCTGACGCAGCCAGAACAGTTCGACCAGCTGGCACAGTACGTGCAGCTGCCGTTATAA
- a CDS encoding ABC transporter ATP-binding protein has product MLSLRSINQFYGQNHILWDVDLDLAPGTCTGVLGRPGMGKTTLVNCIMGHLPINSGSMTWQEANRPPQDLLLQPMEQRAALGIGYVPQGRQLFSQLSVEDNLQIALLAGAGLERHRAIPQMVYDLFPALYSLRHQRSGDLQIEQQQQLALARALVLQPKLLILDEPTEGMSPWLEEEMGNLIHRLNHDFGLTILLLEQRISFIRKVADYFLLLHRGRNVAHGKVAQLDESMLNTWMTVS; this is encoded by the coding sequence ATCTGGATCTCGCCCCAGGCACCTGTACCGGCGTACTGGGACGTCCCGGCATGGGAAAAACCACGCTGGTCAACTGCATCATGGGCCATCTGCCGATTAACAGCGGCTCGATGACCTGGCAGGAAGCCAACCGCCCGCCGCAGGATCTGCTGCTGCAGCCGATGGAGCAACGGGCTGCGCTGGGCATTGGCTATGTGCCGCAAGGGCGACAGCTTTTCTCCCAGCTTAGCGTGGAAGATAACCTGCAGATTGCGCTGCTGGCCGGCGCGGGCCTGGAACGCCATCGGGCCATTCCGCAGATGGTCTATGACCTGTTCCCTGCCCTCTACTCCTTGCGCCATCAGCGCAGCGGTGATTTACAGATTGAGCAGCAGCAGCAACTGGCGCTGGCCAGAGCGCTGGTGTTGCAGCCTAAGCTGTTGATCCTGGACGAGCCAACCGAAGGCATGTCGCCGTGGCTGGAAGAGGAGATGGGCAATCTGATCCATCGTCTGAATCACGATTTCGGCCTGACGATCCTGCTGCTGGAGCAACGCATTTCGTTTATCCGTAAGGTGGCGGATTACTTCCTGCTGCTGCATCGGGGCCGCAACGTGGCGCACGGCAAAGTCGCCCAGCTGGACGAAAGCATGCTCAATACCTGGATGACGGTGTCTTGA